A single region of the Neisseriaceae bacterium genome encodes:
- a CDS encoding Nif3-like dinuclear metal center hexameric protein → MQREKLLSYLNQLLSIDLFYDYCPLGLQVEGKENVIKIVTAVTASLRAIDFATKHNADMLLVHHGIFWKNEADIVIGWKRKRLKKILEFDLNLVAYHLPLDAHPELGNNAQLAEKMQWKCEKITGEQGLLCVGELNNRMSLRNLEMQLERVLKRKPLVIGQPNKEIKKIAWCTGGGQNFFLEAIAQGVDVFVTGEVSEAQYHFANETDVAFVSAGHHATERYGIWALGAHIHRKFNLEVIYFDEENPI, encoded by the coding sequence ATGCAACGCGAGAAATTACTGAGCTATTTGAATCAATTACTGAGTATAGACCTATTTTATGACTATTGTCCATTGGGACTTCAAGTGGAAGGAAAAGAGAATGTTATTAAGATTGTAACCGCTGTCACAGCGAGTTTACGTGCGATTGATTTTGCAACTAAACATAATGCAGATATGTTGTTGGTTCATCATGGGATATTTTGGAAAAATGAAGCTGATATTGTTATTGGTTGGAAAAGAAAAAGATTAAAAAAAATATTAGAATTCGATTTGAATTTAGTGGCTTATCACCTCCCTTTAGATGCACATCCCGAGTTGGGTAATAATGCACAGCTAGCGGAAAAGATGCAATGGAAATGTGAAAAAATAACAGGAGAGCAAGGATTATTATGTGTAGGAGAATTAAATAATAGGATGTCTTTGCGTAATCTAGAGATGCAACTGGAAAGGGTGTTAAAAAGAAAGCCCTTAGTTATTGGACAGCCAAATAAAGAAATTAAAAAGATTGCGTGGTGTACAGGGGGTGGGCAAAATTTCTTTTTAGAGGCAATTGCTCAGGGAGTCGATGTATTTGTGACTGGAGAGGTATCTGAAGCTCAATATCATTTTGCCAACGAAACAGATGTTGCCTTTGTGTCAGCGGGTCATCATGCCACAGAACGTTATGGTATTTGGGCTCTTGGTGCACATATTCACAGAAAATTTAATTTAGAAGTTATCTATTTCGATGAAGAAAATCCAATTTAA